The following is a genomic window from Campylobacter lari subsp. lari.
ACTGAGTTTAGTTTGTATTATCCAAAAGCAAGTGAAGTGTATCAAAGGGTATTAACAGAGCTTAATGTGTATGAATTTGAAGATTTACTCATCAATAAACCAACGATAATGAAAATTTTTAAAGACTATATGCAAAGCTTAGAAAATTTAATCCAAGAAAAAAAAGTTTATATAAAAAATTTAATCATAGAATTTGAAAACAAAAAAACGATGATTGAAAAGATTAAAAGTCAAATTTCTAAGCTTTGATATTAACTTGTTTGTTTTTTCCATACAAAAAAATAATAAATTCCTATAAGTAAAAATATAAAAGTATTTAAAAGTTGTGCTATGTTTTCTTGGTTTTGCTCAAAAAGTAAAAACCAAATGATCAATGAAGCAATATTAGCTAGAGTAACTATAAAATAACTTTCCATATATCTTTTAACTTGCATATAAAATGCGATTAATTGTCCCATGATAGCAAAAGAATTTAGGTAAATAAAACTAGCGTTCATATTTTTTAAAATATAAGCATAAATTAAACTTGCAAATATTAAAAAAATTCCATAATAAATTCTTTTAATATTGTCTAATTTTCTTATGATAATTCTTGTTTTTTCTTTGTTTTGATTATTTTTCCAATGATAAATTCCATAAATATTAATAGGCAAATAAAAAAGATTTAACATCACATCACCATATAATTTCAACTCATAAGCAATGTATGCATAAGATAAAGAATACAATATCCCAAAAATAAAACAAACCACCTTCCCAGCGCCAGCAAAAAACACATATAAAACAGCATTTATAGCACTAAAAAGACTTAAAAAAGAACCATCATAAGTATAAGTTAAAAAAGTAATTATGCATATACTTATAAAAAGTGCGATATAAAATTTCAAAGAAATGTTAAATTGTGATAGCATAAAATATCCAAATATATTTTTGAATTGTTGTTACTTAGGATTATTAGAAAATTTATGAGAAATTTTTCCTTTTGCATGCGTTATTATTTGAGCTTTTATATCATAAGCTTGTCCAAAACCTTTTACAAATCTTCCTTCTTTGAAATTTAATTTTATAAGATGAAAATCTTGCATATTTTTTATCATTTTTATACTTTCATCGTTGTTATTTTGCGATAAAAACTCATCATAAATTTCATCAAATTTTTCATCTTTTTGCATAAAAATAGCTTCGCATTTATATCTTAATCTTTTTCTTAAAATAGCAGATACAGCTTTGCACTCATCTTCTAAAAACATTATTTCTATATTGTTTGGATTATTTTTTATATTTGAAAAATGTTCTGATATTTCACTTATGTATATAAAAAATCCATATTTACTTTTTATAAGTGGTGCATAAGAGCACATTACTTCATTATCTTTGCTTAAACTAGCTATGCAAACAGAGTTAAACTCATTTATAAAATCATTAATTTCTTTTTTTAAATTTTCCATTTTTTATCCAAATATATTTTTAAATGTTGCTCATAATCTTTGATAAATTTATCAACTTGAGGATTTTTACAAACATCATTTACTATAAAAGTCGGTAAAGCACTCATCCCCATATATTCATGAGCTTTATGTAAATGTAAATATACCATATCAACACCAACACCATCAAAAAATTCATTTTTTAAAGTAAAAGCTTCAATAGGCGCATTCCAAGTAAGAGAAAACATGTATTTTTTATCTTTTAACAAGCCACCTGTTCCATAATTTATGCTAGGATTAGCACTGCTTCTTCCATCGTTTATAAAAAATTTATCCTTACCTTGTATATAAATTTCATCCATGTATTTTTTAACTATCCAAGGCTCTCCCATCCACCAAGCAGGCATTTGATACACCCAAACATCAGCCCACATAAGCTTTTGCACCTCTTCTTCTATATCATAAGCATTGTCTATAATGGTTTCTTTTATGTTGTAGTTTAATGATTTTAAAGTATTTTTTGCTATTTCTTGTAGGGTATGATTTAACTTTCCTTTTGAAAATTTTAATTCCTTAGCGCCATTTAACAATAAAATATTTTTCATTATTTATCCTTGTTTTTAAATTTTTAAAATTATAATTTAACTATAATCTTATTTCAATACAGAAATTTATGTAAGATACTATACTAAAGGAAAGTTAAAATGCAACAAAAATGCGATTTTACAGAGTGTGGGTTTAACTATACTTTATCACTTATTTCGGGTAAATATAAAATGAGTGTTTTGTATTGTTTGTTTCGCTATGAGGTGGTAAGATACAATGAGCTTAAAAGATATCTTGGTAATATTTCTTTTAAGACTTTAACGCATACTTTAAGAGAACTTGAAAATGATGATTTAATCACACGCAAAGAATATCCACAAATTCCACCAAAAGTAGAGTATAAACTCTCTAAAAAAGGTCAAAGTTTAATACCTATTTTACAAGCAATGTGCGAGTGGGGCGAGGAAAATCAAAAGGAAGAAAAATGATAGAATTGTTAGATGGTATAAATTTAGAAAAATACATGGGTACATGGCTAGAAATGGCTAGAAAACCTGCTTTTTTTCAAAAAACCTGTAAAAGTGCTAAAGCAGAATACGAGCTAGAGTATGAAGGCTCTATGCCTATAATAAAAGTTAAAAATATATGCACCAAAGAAAATGGTGAAATTTCACAAGCAAATGGCAAAGCAAGAGTAAAATCTCCAAGAGCTTTAGCGGTTAAGTTTAGTATTTTTATGAATATTTTTAACAAGCCAAATTATGAGATTGTTTATATTGATACAAATTATCAAGTTTCTATTGTAGGTAGTCCTGATAAAAAATACTTATGGATTTTATCAAGAGAGATTTTAGTAAAAGAGCAAATAAACTCTTTGCTTGAAATAGCCAAGCAAAGAGGTTTTGACACTAGCGATGTGATTTTTGATGAGTATTAATCCTGCTCGCTCATATCGATTACATAGCGAAATTTGGCTTTTCCTGAGGTGAGATTTTCATAAGCTTTGTCAATCTCGCTTGGTTTGATGAGTTCAATTTCAGGATAAATTCCATGCTCTAAAGAAAAATCAAGCATTTCTTGAGTTTCTTTAATGCCCCCAATAAGCGAGCCATATACTTTTTTACCTGCCTTATGTACAAGATGAATGATGTTAATGCTAGGGCTTACTTCATGTGGAGGTAATCCTACTATAGCCATCTCACCACCAAATTTTAATAAATCCATATAAGCTAGCGGATTATAAGGGGTTGGTATGGTAGAGATGATGAGATCAAA
Proteins encoded in this region:
- a CDS encoding lipocalin family protein; translation: MIELLDGINLEKYMGTWLEMARKPAFFQKTCKSAKAEYELEYEGSMPIIKVKNICTKENGEISQANGKARVKSPRALAVKFSIFMNIFNKPNYEIVYIDTNYQVSIVGSPDKKYLWILSREILVKEQINSLLEIAKQRGFDTSDVIFDEY
- the pnuC gene encoding nicotinamide riboside transporter PnuC, with translation MLSQFNISLKFYIALFISICIITFLTYTYDGSFLSLFSAINAVLYVFFAGAGKVVCFIFGILYSLSYAYIAYELKLYGDVMLNLFYLPINIYGIYHWKNNQNKEKTRIIIRKLDNIKRIYYGIFLIFASLIYAYILKNMNASFIYLNSFAIMGQLIAFYMQVKRYMESYFIVTLANIASLIIWFLLFEQNQENIAQLLNTFIFLLIGIYYFFVWKKQTS
- a CDS encoding NAD(P)H-dependent oxidoreductase, encoding MKNILLLNGAKELKFSKGKLNHTLQEIAKNTLKSLNYNIKETIIDNAYDIEEEVQKLMWADVWVYQMPAWWMGEPWIVKKYMDEIYIQGKDKFFINDGRSSANPSINYGTGGLLKDKKYMFSLTWNAPIEAFTLKNEFFDGVGVDMVYLHLHKAHEYMGMSALPTFIVNDVCKNPQVDKFIKDYEQHLKIYLDKKWKI
- the rrpA gene encoding MarR family transcription factor RrpA, whose amino-acid sequence is MQQKCDFTECGFNYTLSLISGKYKMSVLYCLFRYEVVRYNELKRYLGNISFKTLTHTLRELENDDLITRKEYPQIPPKVEYKLSKKGQSLIPILQAMCEWGEENQKEEK